A portion of the Bacteroides faecium genome contains these proteins:
- a CDS encoding family 78 glycoside hydrolase catalytic domain: MNKRIFILSIFSLLFFAGSLRAAIGITDLRVEQLKNPTGIDVRQPRLGWRIESSEQNVMQTAYHILVASSPELLVQGKGDIWDSGKIESDASQWVTYQGKSLKRNAPYYWKVKVYTNKGEADWSTPAFWTMGLLNEADWQGQWIGLDRAAPGDSETQWSRLAARYLRKEFALSKEVKRATIHIAGMGLYELFVNGQRIGEQVLAPAPTDYRKTLLYNTYDVTSQLQKENAIGVTLGNGRFYTMRQNYKPYKIPTFGYPKLRLNLIVEYTDGSKETVSTNTSWKLTTEGPIRSNNEYDGEEYDARKELGNWTQNGYDDKNWMPAQRVSIPSGTLRAQMMPGMKVMDTLKPASIKKLGDKYILDFGQNMAGWVRFRIKGQAGDSIRLRFAETLQANGELFTRNLRDARSTDVYIISGHEVKDATWAPRFIYHGFRYVEVGGYPGAKAEDFVAEVVEDEMEHTGSFSCSDETLNKIVRNAFWGIRSNYKGMPVDCPQRNERQPWLGDRTMGCWGESMLFDNHAMYTKWARDICEAQREDGCIPDVAPAYWNYYSDNVTWPTALPMACDMLFTNFGDKRPIEENYPAIKKWVSHIREYYMTEDYIITKDKYGDWCVPPESLELIHSKDPSRKTDGSLIATAYYLKVLQLMHRFASLQGLKNDAEEWEDLEHRMKDAFNARFLHIKEGTSLVPGHTLYPDSIYYGNNTVTANILPLAFGLVPKNYIKEVAKNAVTSIITTNKGHISTGVIGVQWLLRELSRRGHADVAYLLATNKTYPSWGYMVEKGATTIWELWNGDTANPEMNSGNHVMLLGDLLPWCFNNLAGIRADRWKSGYKHIVFQPAFEVQELSYVDASYMSIYGKIISRWSKTPTHLEWDIELPANTTGEVHLPDGRKEKIGSGKYHFSVDIPTKNTAILSDEFLYEKASFPECHGATIVEMKNGDLVASFFGGTKERNPDCCIWVCRKPKGAKEWTAPQLAADGVFSLKDPQAALAGIDSTCTPVKDAKGKLIARRKACWNPVLFQIPGGDLILFYKIGLKVSDWTGWLVRSRDGGKTWSKREPLPKGFLGPIKNKPEYVNGRIICPSSTEGSNGWRVHFEISDDKGKTWKMVDPLDAELSVPTQNRKKGGMNVDDQEGGEAIKGEGAKPIYAIQPSILKHKDGRLQVLCRTRNAQIATAWSNDNGDTWGKVTLLDVPNNNSGTDAVTMKDGRHVLIYNNFSTLPGTPKGPRTPLCIAVSEDGISWKPVLTLEDSPISQYSYPSIIQGKDGKLHAVYTWRRQRIKYAEIDPKSF; this comes from the coding sequence ATGAATAAAAGAATATTTATATTATCTATATTTTCTCTTCTGTTCTTTGCAGGTTCGCTACGTGCAGCTATAGGCATAACCGACCTGCGAGTAGAGCAGCTAAAGAATCCGACAGGTATCGATGTACGCCAACCCCGTCTGGGTTGGCGTATCGAATCGAGCGAACAGAATGTGATGCAAACAGCGTATCACATTCTTGTTGCATCTTCTCCAGAGCTATTGGTACAAGGGAAAGGGGATATTTGGGACTCGGGAAAAATAGAGTCCGACGCATCCCAATGGGTCACTTATCAGGGAAAGTCATTAAAACGCAATGCCCCCTACTACTGGAAAGTGAAAGTATATACCAACAAAGGTGAAGCAGACTGGAGCACTCCGGCTTTTTGGACTATGGGATTACTCAACGAAGCAGACTGGCAAGGTCAGTGGATTGGATTGGACCGTGCCGCTCCGGGTGATAGTGAAACCCAATGGAGCCGCTTGGCAGCCCGTTACCTTCGCAAAGAATTTGCTTTAAGCAAAGAAGTGAAACGCGCAACGATACACATTGCCGGAATGGGACTTTATGAATTGTTTGTCAACGGACAGCGTATCGGAGAACAGGTATTGGCACCCGCTCCTACCGATTACCGGAAAACACTTCTGTATAATACCTACGACGTCACTTCACAACTTCAGAAAGAGAATGCAATAGGCGTTACCCTGGGTAATGGCCGCTTCTATACCATGCGTCAGAATTATAAACCGTACAAGATACCGACATTCGGTTATCCCAAACTTCGGCTAAACCTGATTGTGGAATATACGGACGGCAGCAAAGAAACGGTTTCCACAAACACTTCGTGGAAACTGACTACCGAAGGCCCTATTCGCAGCAACAACGAATATGACGGTGAAGAATATGACGCCCGCAAGGAACTGGGAAACTGGACGCAAAACGGATACGATGACAAGAACTGGATGCCTGCCCAGCGCGTAAGTATTCCTTCGGGGACATTGCGTGCCCAGATGATGCCGGGGATGAAAGTCATGGATACATTGAAACCCGCTTCTATCAAAAAGCTCGGCGATAAATACATTCTGGACTTTGGTCAGAATATGGCAGGTTGGGTACGTTTCCGCATTAAGGGACAGGCGGGTGACAGCATCCGTCTCCGTTTCGCAGAAACTTTGCAAGCTAATGGTGAACTATTTACCAGAAATCTGCGTGATGCCCGTTCCACAGACGTATATATCATAAGCGGACACGAAGTAAAAGATGCCACCTGGGCACCCCGTTTTATTTATCATGGTTTCCGTTATGTAGAAGTTGGCGGTTATCCGGGTGCGAAAGCTGAGGATTTTGTAGCCGAAGTAGTGGAAGATGAAATGGAACATACAGGTTCCTTCAGTTGTTCCGACGAGACTTTGAACAAGATTGTCCGTAATGCGTTTTGGGGTATCCGGAGCAATTATAAAGGCATGCCGGTAGATTGCCCCCAACGCAATGAGCGCCAACCCTGGCTAGGTGACCGCACCATGGGATGCTGGGGAGAAAGTATGCTGTTCGATAATCATGCCATGTACACCAAATGGGCACGTGACATTTGCGAAGCACAACGTGAGGATGGTTGTATCCCCGACGTAGCTCCTGCCTATTGGAATTATTACTCGGATAATGTGACCTGGCCTACTGCCCTGCCTATGGCTTGCGATATGCTTTTCACCAATTTCGGAGACAAACGCCCGATAGAAGAGAATTATCCGGCTATCAAGAAATGGGTGTCTCATATCCGTGAATACTACATGACAGAGGATTACATTATCACCAAAGACAAATATGGAGACTGGTGTGTTCCGCCCGAATCATTGGAACTCATCCACAGCAAAGACCCTTCGCGCAAAACGGACGGTTCACTAATCGCCACTGCCTATTATCTGAAAGTGTTGCAACTGATGCATCGTTTTGCAAGCCTGCAAGGACTAAAGAATGATGCAGAAGAATGGGAAGACTTGGAACATCGCATGAAAGACGCGTTCAACGCCCGCTTCCTGCATATAAAAGAAGGAACTTCCCTTGTGCCGGGACATACGTTATACCCGGACAGCATCTACTACGGCAATAATACGGTCACTGCCAATATCCTGCCGCTTGCTTTCGGTCTGGTTCCTAAAAACTATATCAAAGAGGTAGCTAAAAATGCCGTAACTTCCATTATCACAACCAACAAAGGACATATCAGTACCGGAGTAATCGGCGTACAATGGCTGTTGCGTGAATTAAGCCGTCGCGGTCACGCCGATGTGGCTTACTTGCTTGCCACCAACAAGACCTATCCTTCCTGGGGATATATGGTTGAAAAAGGTGCTACTACCATTTGGGAGTTATGGAACGGTGATACGGCAAATCCCGAAATGAACAGTGGAAACCATGTGATGCTCTTAGGCGACTTATTGCCTTGGTGCTTTAATAATCTGGCAGGTATCCGTGCCGACCGTTGGAAATCCGGTTATAAGCATATTGTCTTCCAGCCGGCTTTTGAAGTCCAGGAGCTAAGCTATGTAGACGCATCCTATATGAGCATCTACGGAAAGATAATCAGCCGATGGAGCAAAACACCCACACATCTCGAATGGGACATTGAGCTTCCCGCCAATACAACGGGCGAAGTACATCTACCGGATGGGCGAAAAGAGAAAATAGGTTCGGGAAAGTATCATTTCAGTGTAGATATACCGACTAAGAATACAGCTATCCTAAGTGATGAATTTCTATACGAAAAGGCTTCTTTTCCCGAATGTCATGGAGCTACCATTGTAGAGATGAAGAACGGTGACCTTGTAGCCTCTTTCTTTGGCGGGACAAAAGAACGTAATCCCGACTGTTGTATCTGGGTATGCCGCAAGCCGAAAGGCGCTAAAGAGTGGACTGCTCCCCAACTTGCCGCCGACGGGGTATTTTCACTCAAAGACCCACAAGCAGCTTTAGCAGGAATTGATTCTACCTGTACACCTGTAAAAGACGCAAAAGGAAAACTTATTGCCCGCCGGAAAGCCTGTTGGAATCCGGTACTTTTTCAGATTCCCGGTGGTGATTTGATTCTTTTCTACAAAATCGGTCTGAAGGTAAGCGACTGGACAGGATGGTTGGTTCGTTCACGTGACGGTGGAAAGACATGGAGTAAACGCGAACCCCTTCCGAAAGGTTTTCTAGGGCCTATTAAGAATAAGCCGGAATATGTCAATGGACGTATTATTTGTCCTTCCAGTACGGAAGGCAGTAATGGCTGGCGTGTTCACTTCGAGATTTCCGATGATAAAGGAAAGACCTGGAAAATGGTAGACCCGTTGGATGCAGAATTATCCGTACCTACTCAAAACCGTAAAAAAGGGGGAATGAACGTAGATGACCAGGAAGGTGGAGAAGCCATCAAGGGAGAAGGTGCAAAACCTATTTATGCCATACAACCCAGTATCCTGAAACATAAGGACGGAAGACTGCAAGTACTTTGCCGTACACGTAACGCACAGATTGCGACTGCCTGGAGTAACGATAACGGAGATACATGGGGCAAAGTTACATTGCTTGATGTTCCGAATAATAATTCCGGCACAGATGCTGTGACCATGAAAGATGGCAGACATGTGCTTATCTATAACAACTTCTCTACGCTACCCGGAACTCCGAAAGGACCTCGTACTCCGCTCTGCATAGCTGTATCAGAAGATGGAATCAGTTGGAAGCCTGTTCTCACATTGGAAGATAGTCCGATCAGCCAATATTCTTATCCTAGTATTATACAAGGCAAGGACGGAAAATTGCATGCTGTTTACACCTGGCGTCGCCAACGAATCAAATATGCAGAAATAGATCCAAAGAGCTTTTAA
- a CDS encoding glycoside hydrolase family 140 protein yields MRKFKILPLLLLLLTLATTAAAQKKTQKTYIPWDNGKLVVSEEGRYLKHENGTPFFWLGETGWLLPERLNRDEAEYYLEQCKRRGYNVIQVQTLNNVPSMNIYGQYSMIDGYNFKNINQKGVYGYWDHMDYIIRTAARKGQYIGMVCIWGSPVNRGEMTVEQAKAYGKFLAERYKDEPNIIWFIGGDIRGDVKTAEWEALATTIKAIDKNHLMTFHPRGRTTSATWFNNAPWLDFNMFQSGHRRYGQRFGDGDYPIEENTEEDNWRFVERSMAMKPMKPVIDGEPIYEEIPHGLHDENELLWKDYDVRRYAYWSVFAGSFGHTYGHNSIMQFIKPGVGGAYGAKKPWYDALNDPGFNQMKYLKNLMLTFPFFERVPDQSIIAGQNGERYDRAIATRGNDYLMVYNYTGRPMEVDFTKISGAKKNAWWYTTKDGKLEYIGEFDNGVHKFQHDSGYCSGNDHVLIVVDSSKDYLNKDWTELPARQGAGS; encoded by the coding sequence ATGAGAAAATTCAAGATTCTTCCTCTTTTGTTGCTGCTATTGACACTGGCTACTACGGCTGCAGCACAAAAGAAAACACAAAAAACGTATATCCCCTGGGACAATGGCAAACTCGTCGTTTCCGAAGAGGGACGCTACCTGAAACACGAAAACGGCACTCCTTTTTTCTGGCTCGGAGAAACAGGATGGCTGCTCCCCGAACGATTGAACCGTGACGAAGCCGAATATTATCTGGAACAATGTAAGCGTCGCGGATACAACGTAATCCAGGTTCAGACTTTAAATAATGTGCCATCCATGAATATCTACGGACAATATTCCATGATAGACGGATACAACTTCAAGAATATCAATCAGAAAGGCGTATATGGTTACTGGGATCACATGGATTATATTATTCGTACAGCAGCCAGAAAGGGACAGTACATCGGTATGGTCTGTATATGGGGAAGCCCTGTGAACCGTGGTGAAATGACAGTAGAACAAGCGAAAGCCTATGGCAAGTTCCTGGCTGAACGTTATAAAGATGAACCGAACATTATCTGGTTTATCGGTGGGGATATTCGCGGCGACGTGAAAACAGCCGAATGGGAAGCATTGGCAACCACAATCAAGGCTATCGACAAAAATCACCTAATGACTTTCCACCCGCGCGGCAGAACGACCTCGGCAACCTGGTTCAACAACGCCCCCTGGCTGGATTTCAATATGTTCCAAAGCGGACACCGCCGTTATGGACAACGTTTCGGTGACGGCGATTATCCTATCGAAGAAAATACGGAAGAAGACAACTGGCGTTTTGTTGAACGCAGTATGGCTATGAAGCCGATGAAACCCGTGATTGACGGAGAGCCTATCTATGAAGAAATTCCTCACGGCCTGCATGACGAAAATGAACTGTTATGGAAAGATTATGATGTACGTCGCTATGCTTATTGGTCTGTATTTGCAGGTTCTTTCGGACATACATACGGTCATAACTCCATCATGCAGTTTATTAAACCGGGTGTAGGCGGTGCCTATGGAGCCAAGAAACCCTGGTACGATGCATTGAACGACCCGGGCTTTAACCAAATGAAATATCTGAAAAACCTGATGCTGACTTTCCCGTTCTTTGAACGCGTGCCGGATCAGTCCATTATCGCAGGTCAGAACGGTGAACGTTACGACCGTGCCATCGCTACACGCGGTAATGATTATCTGATGGTATATAACTATACCGGACGTCCGATGGAAGTTGATTTCACCAAAATCAGCGGCGCAAAGAAGAATGCCTGGTGGTACACAACGAAAGACGGCAAACTGGAATATATCGGCGAGTTTGATAATGGTGTGCACAAATTCCAGCACGATAGCGGTTATTGTAGCGGAAACGATCATGTGCTGATTGTTGTAGACAGCAGTAAAGATTATCTGAATAAGGACTGGACGGAACTTCCCGCCCGGCAAGGTGCCGGTTCCTAG
- a CDS encoding glycoside hydrolase family 88/105 protein, which yields MNRNLLKLIVACGAACFIACTAPQKAETEKWSERMARSEMKRFPEPWMIEKAKKPRWGYTHGLVVKSMLEEWKHTGDSAYYDYAKIYADSLIDADGHIKTMKYLSFNIDNVNGGKILFDLYAQTGDERYKVAMDTLRKQMAEQPRTSEGGFWHKLRYPHQMWLDGIFMASPYLVQYGATFDEPGLFDEAVKQILLINRKTYDSATGLYYHGWDESRDQKWANPETGCSPNFWSRSIGWYGAAIVDVLDYLPQETAGRDSVMLILQGLAKTLVKYQDPQSGTWYQVTDQGAREGNYLESSATALFIYTLAKAINKGYIGKEYIEPTQKAFDGMVNTFTRLEEDGSYTITNCCAVAGLGGDSKRYRDGSFEYYISEPIIENDPKSVGSFILAGIEYEKMIDKQ from the coding sequence ATGAACAGAAACTTATTAAAACTGATTGTCGCTTGCGGAGCTGCTTGTTTTATCGCATGTACGGCACCTCAGAAAGCAGAGACTGAAAAGTGGAGCGAACGCATGGCACGCTCCGAAATGAAGCGTTTTCCCGAACCCTGGATGATTGAGAAAGCCAAGAAACCACGCTGGGGATATACCCACGGTCTTGTGGTAAAGTCCATGCTCGAAGAATGGAAACATACGGGCGACAGTGCCTACTATGATTATGCCAAAATCTATGCTGACAGCCTGATTGATGCCGACGGACATATCAAAACCATGAAATATCTTTCATTCAACATTGATAATGTCAACGGTGGCAAGATTCTTTTTGACCTTTACGCACAGACTGGAGACGAACGTTACAAGGTTGCCATGGATACCTTACGCAAACAAATGGCGGAACAACCCCGCACAAGTGAAGGCGGATTCTGGCACAAACTGAGATACCCGCACCAAATGTGGCTGGACGGAATCTTTATGGCTTCCCCATACTTGGTTCAATACGGCGCTACTTTTGATGAGCCGGGTTTATTTGACGAAGCCGTGAAGCAGATTCTTCTCATAAACCGCAAGACTTATGATTCCGCAACCGGACTTTATTATCATGGTTGGGACGAGAGCCGCGACCAGAAATGGGCAAATCCCGAAACAGGCTGCTCTCCTAACTTCTGGAGCCGCAGTATCGGATGGTACGGAGCCGCCATTGTTGATGTGCTCGATTATCTTCCACAGGAAACTGCAGGACGCGACAGTGTGATGCTGATTCTTCAGGGACTAGCCAAGACACTAGTGAAATATCAAGATCCTCAATCGGGCACTTGGTATCAAGTGACCGACCAGGGAGCACGCGAAGGAAATTATCTGGAATCTTCGGCAACAGCACTATTTATTTATACACTTGCCAAAGCTATCAATAAAGGATATATCGGCAAAGAATATATTGAACCCACACAAAAAGCCTTCGATGGTATGGTCAATACATTCACCCGCCTTGAAGAAGACGGCAGCTATACAATCACCAACTGCTGCGCAGTCGCCGGATTGGGTGGAGACTCTAAAAGATACCGTGACGGCTCATTCGAATATTATATCAGTGAACCGATTATCGAAAACGACCCTAAATCGGTAGGCTCATTCATTTTGGCTGGTATCGAGTATGAGAAAATGATAGATAAACAATAA
- a CDS encoding glycoside hydrolase family 95 protein, with protein MNKKRLIGYLFVMVSVSCIHAQEKKVATQEYKLWYDRPAQVWTEALPLGNGRLGAMVYGAPGTEQIQLNEETIWAGRPNNNANPNALEYIPKVRELVFAGKYLEAQALATEKVMAKTNSGMPYQSFGDLRIAFPGHTRYSNYYRELSLDSARAIVRYEVDGVQYQRETFTSFTDQVVMVRLTANRPGQITFNAQLTSPHQDVMIASEEGNCVILSGVSSWHEGLKGKVEFQGRLTAKNKGGKIACADGVLSVEGADEATVYVSIATNFNNYLDITANQIERAKDYLSKSMARPFAEAKKNHIDFYRKYLTRVTLDLGEDQYKDVTTDKRVENFKETNDAHLVATYFQFGRYLLICSSQPGGQPANLQGIWNDKLFPSWDSKYTCNINLEMNYWPSEVTNLSELNEPLFRLIKEVSETGKETAKIMYGADGWVLHHNTDIWRVTGAIDKAPSGMWPSGGAWLCRHLWERYLYTGDVDFLRSVYPILKESGRFFDEIMVKEPVHGWLVVCPSNSPENVHSGSNGKATTAAGCTMDNQLIFDLWAAIVSASQILDTDKEFATHLSQRLKEMAPMQVGHWGQLQEWMFDWDDPNDVHRHVSHLYGLFPSNQISPYRTPELFDAARTSLIHRGDPSTGWSMGWKVCLWARLLDGDHAYKLITDQLTLVRNEKKKGGTYPNLFDAHPPFQIDGNFGCAAGIAEMLMQSYDGFIYLLPALPTLWKEGSVKGIIARGGFELDLSWKNGKVSRLVIKSHKGGNCRLRSLNPLTGKGLKRAKGENMNPLYAVPAIPEPLINEKANLNKVVVADTYLYDLPTKAGQEYILTGK; from the coding sequence ATGAATAAAAAGAGATTAATCGGATATCTGTTTGTTATGGTGTCTGTAAGTTGTATTCATGCACAAGAAAAGAAAGTAGCCACGCAGGAATACAAATTATGGTACGACCGTCCCGCACAGGTATGGACCGAAGCTTTACCTCTAGGGAACGGTCGCCTGGGAGCTATGGTATATGGAGCACCGGGCACAGAACAAATACAATTAAACGAAGAAACCATTTGGGCAGGGCGTCCCAACAATAATGCCAATCCGAACGCACTGGAGTATATCCCGAAAGTGCGCGAACTGGTGTTTGCCGGAAAGTATCTGGAAGCGCAGGCCCTTGCAACAGAAAAAGTAATGGCAAAGACCAATTCGGGTATGCCATATCAAAGCTTCGGCGACCTGCGAATCGCCTTTCCCGGACATACACGTTATTCCAATTATTACCGGGAATTAAGTTTGGACTCGGCGCGTGCCATCGTCCGTTATGAAGTAGACGGAGTGCAGTATCAACGTGAAACGTTCACTTCATTTACCGACCAGGTAGTAATGGTCAGGCTAACTGCCAACCGTCCCGGACAAATTACTTTCAACGCACAACTTACTTCGCCGCACCAAGATGTAATGATTGCGTCCGAAGAGGGAAATTGTGTGATACTTTCCGGAGTATCTTCCTGGCATGAGGGGCTCAAAGGGAAAGTTGAGTTTCAAGGGAGACTAACGGCAAAAAACAAAGGCGGTAAAATAGCATGTGCCGACGGTGTCCTTTCTGTTGAAGGAGCTGATGAAGCTACGGTATATGTATCCATTGCCACCAACTTCAACAATTATCTCGACATTACTGCAAATCAGATAGAACGTGCCAAAGATTACTTGTCTAAATCAATGGCACGCCCATTCGCGGAAGCCAAGAAAAATCATATTGATTTCTACCGCAAATACTTAACCAGAGTAACTTTAGATTTAGGAGAAGACCAATACAAAGATGTGACGACCGACAAACGGGTAGAGAATTTCAAAGAAACGAATGATGCTCATTTGGTTGCCACTTATTTCCAGTTCGGACGCTACTTGCTGATCTGCTCTTCCCAACCGGGCGGGCAACCGGCTAATCTGCAAGGTATCTGGAACGATAAACTATTCCCTTCATGGGATAGCAAATACACCTGCAATATCAATTTGGAGATGAATTACTGGCCCTCGGAAGTTACGAACCTGAGCGAACTGAACGAACCTCTTTTCCGGCTGATAAAGGAAGTGAGCGAAACAGGAAAGGAAACAGCTAAAATCATGTATGGAGCCGACGGCTGGGTATTACACCATAACACGGATATTTGGCGTGTCACAGGTGCAATCGACAAAGCACCTTCAGGTATGTGGCCGAGCGGCGGAGCATGGCTTTGCCGCCATCTTTGGGAACGTTATCTATATACGGGAGATGTCGATTTCCTGCGTTCTGTTTATCCCATACTAAAAGAATCGGGACGTTTCTTTGATGAAATCATGGTAAAAGAGCCTGTACACGGTTGGCTGGTAGTCTGTCCAAGTAACTCACCGGAGAATGTACATTCCGGCAGTAATGGCAAAGCAACGACAGCCGCCGGATGCACAATGGACAATCAATTGATTTTCGACCTTTGGGCTGCTATTGTTTCGGCATCCCAAATACTGGATACCGATAAAGAATTTGCCACTCACCTGTCACAACGCCTCAAGGAAATGGCTCCCATGCAAGTGGGACATTGGGGCCAGTTACAAGAATGGATGTTCGACTGGGACGATCCGAATGATGTACACCGTCATGTATCCCATCTTTACGGGCTATTCCCCAGCAACCAGATTTCCCCTTACCGTACTCCCGAATTATTCGATGCCGCACGCACTTCGCTCATTCATCGCGGAGATCCTTCGACCGGTTGGAGCATGGGATGGAAAGTATGTCTTTGGGCACGTCTACTTGACGGTGACCATGCTTACAAACTGATTACAGACCAGCTAACCCTTGTACGCAACGAAAAGAAAAAAGGCGGCACCTACCCTAACCTGTTCGATGCGCACCCGCCTTTCCAAATTGACGGAAACTTCGGCTGTGCCGCAGGAATCGCTGAAATGCTGATGCAAAGCTACGATGGTTTTATTTATCTGCTTCCTGCACTTCCTACTCTTTGGAAAGAGGGTTCTGTCAAAGGAATTATTGCCCGTGGTGGTTTTGAACTTGATTTGAGTTGGAAAAACGGAAAAGTAAGCCGCCTGGTCATAAAATCCCATAAAGGCGGCAACTGTCGCCTGCGCTCGCTCAACCCGTTGACAGGCAAAGGACTGAAACGTGCCAAAGGAGAAAACATGAATCCTCTCTACGCTGTTCCTGCCATTCCCGAACCATTAATCAACGAAAAAGCCAACCTGAATAAAGTGGTTGTTGCAGATACCTATTTATATGACCTGCCCACCAAAGCAGGACAGGAATATATATTGACCGGAAAATAA
- a CDS encoding quinone-dependent dihydroorotate dehydrogenase, which yields MYNLIIRPLLFRIDPEKVHRMLLDWLKLYRYLLPVRACVRSCYKVSEPFSYGNLCFKNRVGLSAGFDKNAETFDELADFGFGFLELGTVTPDSQPGNPSPRIFRLVEDESLISRTGFNNCGIDAVLEHIRKYRKHSYVLGVNINKNPLSTGEQVIKDFERVFTSLYDSVDYFTLNWGSIDNDLFIKVLENLTAFRQVANKRCSIFIKLPADIDEKALDMVISLAYKYSIEGFIATGPTMNRVGLHRTDAKQLEKIGNGGVSGRGIGKKSQKVVRYLSEHTDRHFLIIGAGGIMTEEDAAEMISQGADMVQIYSSFIYSGPSIVHKIGKKLKNKSI from the coding sequence ATGTATAACTTAATTATTAGACCGCTATTATTCCGCATTGATCCGGAAAAAGTCCATCGGATGCTTTTGGACTGGCTCAAACTCTATCGCTATTTGCTTCCGGTTCGAGCCTGTGTACGAAGTTGCTACAAAGTTTCCGAACCATTCTCATACGGGAATCTATGTTTTAAGAATCGGGTAGGTCTATCTGCCGGATTCGACAAGAATGCAGAGACTTTTGATGAATTGGCCGATTTTGGCTTTGGCTTTTTGGAACTGGGTACAGTGACTCCTGACAGCCAACCGGGAAACCCTTCTCCCCGTATCTTCAGACTGGTGGAAGATGAATCGCTGATTTCGCGTACAGGTTTCAATAATTGTGGAATTGATGCCGTTTTGGAGCATATCAGGAAATATAGAAAACACTCTTATGTGTTAGGAGTAAATATCAATAAGAATCCGCTTTCCACAGGAGAGCAGGTAATCAAAGATTTTGAACGTGTGTTTACCTCTTTATATGATAGCGTAGATTATTTTACATTGAATTGGGGTAGCATAGATAACGATTTATTTATTAAAGTTTTAGAAAATCTGACTGCATTCCGCCAAGTGGCAAACAAACGATGCAGCATTTTCATTAAGCTTCCGGCAGATATAGATGAAAAAGCATTGGATATGGTAATTTCACTTGCGTATAAATATTCCATAGAAGGATTTATCGCCACAGGACCTACGATGAATCGTGTTGGATTGCATCGGACAGATGCAAAACAATTGGAGAAGATTGGTAACGGCGGTGTCAGCGGTCGGGGTATCGGTAAGAAATCACAAAAGGTAGTGCGTTATCTATCCGAACATACCGACCGGCATTTTCTCATTATCGGTGCAGGTGGGATAATGACGGAAGAAGATGCAGCCGAAATGATTTCCCAAGGAGCTGATATGGTACAGATTTATTCGTCATTCATCTATTCCGGTCCGTCTATTGTTCATAAGATAGGAAAGAAACTTAAAAATAAATCCATATGA
- a CDS encoding alpha/beta hydrolase, giving the protein MKKLICINLYDDLSMKTYDLSEVDDEELIGIVENSPESTLFVFTSEKPCGKSVIMCPGGGFLKVNLEQEGIDFAEWFTKQGITYIVFKYRMPHGNPDIPKRNIQLALKTVREKFPELCNQIGVMGASIGGYLATCSATLLPNDEKPDFQILMYPVVSVDDRLTHLPCRERMFGNSYSSEKTKQYSPIEHVASDTPAAFIVAAADDAVVSPLNGILYAAKLQKADVPISVHIYPTGGHGFGYNDSFVYKQEWLQELEEWLAKL; this is encoded by the coding sequence ATGAAGAAGTTAATTTGTATAAATCTGTATGATGATTTATCCATGAAGACCTATGATTTGTCGGAAGTGGATGACGAAGAACTGATCGGGATAGTAGAAAATTCCCCCGAAAGTACTTTATTTGTTTTTACCAGTGAGAAGCCATGCGGAAAAAGTGTTATAATGTGTCCTGGAGGTGGTTTCTTAAAGGTTAATCTGGAACAGGAAGGCATTGATTTTGCCGAATGGTTCACAAAACAGGGAATTACTTACATTGTCTTTAAATATAGGATGCCTCATGGAAACCCTGATATTCCCAAGCGGAATATTCAGCTGGCACTGAAAACCGTTCGGGAGAAATTTCCGGAACTTTGTAATCAGATAGGAGTGATGGGGGCTTCTATCGGCGGATATTTGGCTACTTGCTCTGCCACACTTTTACCTAATGATGAGAAACCGGACTTTCAGATTCTGATGTATCCGGTAGTCAGTGTCGATGATCGTCTGACGCATCTTCCTTGCCGTGAACGGATGTTCGGTAATTCTTATTCTTCGGAGAAGACGAAGCAATATTCACCGATTGAACATGTAGCTTCGGACACACCTGCCGCTTTTATTGTAGCTGCTGCGGACGACGCTGTGGTAAGTCCTCTGAACGGGATTCTCTACGCTGCTAAATTGCAGAAAGCAGATGTTCCTATTTCCGTACATATCTATCCGACAGGCGGACATGGATTTGGTTATAATGATAGTTTTGTGTATAAGCAGGAGTGGCTTCAAGAACTTGAAGAGTGGTTGGCAAAGTTATAG